One window of Stigmatopora nigra isolate UIUO_SnigA chromosome 14, RoL_Snig_1.1, whole genome shotgun sequence genomic DNA carries:
- the rapgef2b gene encoding rap guanine nucleotide exchange factor 2 isoform X1, with translation MKMASYVDNSFREAVMMNPADRTQQNLEIVYSYLHGMEALSNLREHQLRIMCETVRYERHEANEVLYYPDDIGSCWYILLSGSVFIKESMFLPRSSFGKRSAGSLRRGCECIVLEPSEMIVVDYMDENEEYFQRQASHRQSRRRFRKINQKGERQTIIDTVDPYPAGKPPVARGYHTLPADFSRLHLADGLHPQVTHVSSSHSGCSITSDSGSSSLSDIYQATENEPGDMDLSGLPETAVDSEEDDDEEDIERASDPLMSRDIVRDCLEKDPMDRTDDDIEQLLEFMHQLPAFANMTMSVRRELCAVMVFAVVERAGTIVLNDGEELDSWSVILNGSVEVTYPEGRTDILCMGNSFGVSPTMEKEFMKGAMKTKVDDCQFVCIAQQDYCCILNQVEKNMQKVEEEGEIVMVKEHRELDRTGTRKGHIVIKGTAERLTMHLVEEHSVVDPTYIEDFLLTYRTFLSSPMVVGKKLLEWFHDPSLRDKVTRVVLLWVNNHFNDFEGDAAMTQFLEEFENNLEREKMCGHLRLLNIACAAKAKPRLVTLTKASREAALAFSLLGGQDKGFRVFIDTVEAGSKAAEAGLKRGDQILEVNGQNFENVQLSKANEILKNNTHLSITVKTNLLVFKDLLSRPEQELHGDVDGEDEHDRKNGAPHLPKIGDIKKASRYSIPDLAVDVDQVISLEKASKKAKSNSVGGRNKLKKIFDKTLTSILPPKPYNDVCVGQSQDDSIVGMKQSKQIPPALPVSSNLSSSNPDLLQSHHRILDFNNQPVPVILNMSDQVLRVFKADQQSRYIMIGKDTTAKEVVSQAIREFALTAAPEAYSLCEVSVTPEGVIKQRRLPDQLSKLADRIQLSGRYYLKSNMETETLCSDEDAQDLLREGQISLLQLSTVEVATQLSMRAFQLFCAIEPTEYIDDLFKLRPKTVAATSLKRFEEAINHETFWVASEVTREPNQLKRMKTVKHFIKIALHCRECKNFNSMFAIISGLNLAPVSRLRGTWEKLPSKYEKLFSDLQDLFDPSRNMAKYRNVLNNQNLQPPIIPLFPVIKKDLTFLHEGNDSKVDGLVNFEKLRMIAKEIRHVGRMASVNMDPNLMFRTRKKKWRSLGSLSQGSANAAVLDVNQTGGHKKRVRRSSFLNAKKLYEDAQMARKVKQYIANLSLETNEESLQTLSLQCEPSVSTLPKNSGVRRADTSPVVSRAASQQRGQLTKSPQALQVPAVALYPSRKKVPVKDLPPFGTSSPQSLKKILSLSEEASERHRRQPEDSATSNASSSPPGSPQNSPKKGYNRTGDSYSDCSQSEMSSRCSLLSNLSFEDERRLRHSGCAGDSQSGGARLERRAATDPDQYSLGSYSSMQDCRGIYAGCPTVLSSPSSEELTQDQGDRVSLDAADSGRGSWTSCSSGSHDNIQTMQQGRSWETLAFGGGLPPGSGSEALLWAAQARGSWASAGSSSSSSAAYWGEDSEGDTGTIKRRGGKDVNADAETSSITSTGSEDAKQTGRPSATPSPVTAACKGLMSRKEGRYREPPPTPPGYTALSLSDLADGQSTPPPVPAPATSATAPSSRRPPDYTTALQRSRMVTQSPDSHAHQAASKQREGGPHRSRDDDEEEEEGESPKLVALRKLRAQRTPRATQP, from the exons AACCTGGAGATTGTGTACTCCTATCTTCATGGCATGGAAGCCTTGTCCAACCTGCGAGAGCACCAGTTGAG GATCATGTGTGAGACGGTGCGCTACGAACGACACGAAGCCAACGAAGTGCTCTACTA CCCAGATGACATTGGAAGCTGTTGGTACATCCTTTTGTCGGGCTCTGTCTTCATCAAGGAATCCATGTTTTTGCCTAGAAGCAG CTTCGGCAAGCGATCGGCAGGCAGCCTGAGACGTGGATGCGAGTGCATCGTACTCGAGCCATCCGAGATGATTGTG GTGGACTATATGGACGAGAATGAGGAGTACTTCCAAAGACAGGCTTCCCACCGCCAGTCTCGTCGACGCTTCCGGAAGATCAACCAGAAAGGCGAGCGGCAGACGATCATCGACACGGTGGATCCGTACCCCGCCGGGAAGCCACCTGTAGCCCGGGGCTACCACACA ctaCCTGCAGACTTCAGCAGACTTCACCTGGCCGACGGCTTACACCCACAGGTGACGCATGTGTCTTCCAGCCACTCGGGATGTAGTATCACCAGCGACTCTGGAAGCAGCAGCCTGTCAGATATCTACCAG GCCACCGAGAACGAACCCGGCGACATGGACCTGAGCGGCCTGCCAGAGACAGCCGTGGACTCGGAAGAAGACGACGATGAGGAGGACATTGAGCGGGCGTCCGATCCCCTTATGAGCCGGGACATTGTCCGAGACTGCCTAGAAAAGGACCCTATGGACAGGACAGACGACGACATAG AGCAATTACTGGAGTTTATGCATCAGCTGCCAGCCTTTGCAAATATGACCATGTCAGTTCGACGGGAACTCTGCGCCGTCATGGTCTTTGCTGTTGTGGAGCGTGCTGGTACCATTGTTCTTAATGatggggaagaa CTGGACTCGTGGTCGGTGATCTTGAACGGCTCGGTGGAGGTGACGTACCCTGAGGGCCGCACGGACATTCTCTGCATGGGCAACAGCTTTGGGGTGTCGCCCACCATGGAAAAGGAGTTCATGAAGGGAGCCATGAAGACCAAGGTGGACGACTGCCAG TTTGTGTGCATAGCCCAGCAGGACTACTGCTGCATACTCAACCAAGTGGAGAAAAACATGCAGAAAGTAGAAGAGGAAGGAGAGATCGTCATGGTTAAGGAGCATCGAGAATTGGATCGAACGGGCACCAGGAAAGGCCATATTGTAATCAAG GGCACTGCGGAGCGTCTTACCATGCACTTGGTGGAGGAGCATTCCGTGGTAGACCCCACCTACATTGAGGACTTCCTATTGACATACAGGACCTTCCTATCGAGCCCAATGGTTGTGGGCAAGAAGCTACTGGAGTGGTTCCATGACCCAAGTCTTAGGGACAAG GTAACGCGAGTGGTCTTGCTATGGGTGAACAATCACTTTAATGACTTTGAGGGTGATGCTGCCATGACTCAATTTCTAGAAgagtttgaaaataatttggagAGAGAG AAAATGTGCGGCCACCTGCGCCTGTTGAACATTGCATGCGCTGCCAAAGCCAAACCTCGTCTGGTGACGTTAACCAAAGCGTCCAGAGAGGCCGCACTCGCTTTCAGCCTGCTAGGAGGGCAAGATAAAGGCTTCAGGGTCTTCATCGACACTGTGGAGGCTGGCAGTAAAGCGGCAGAAGCGGGGCTCAAGAGAGGGGATCAG ATCTTGGAAGTGAACGGGCAGAACTTTGAGAATGTCCAGCTCAGCAAAGCCAATGAGATTCTGAAGAACAACACACATTTGTCCATAACTGTGAAAACCAACCTTTTAG TGTTTAAAGATCTGCTATCCAGGCCTGAGCAAGAACTCCACGGCGACGTGGACGGCGAAGACGAGCATGATCGGAAAAACGGCGCACCGCACCTCCCCAAGATTGGGGACATCAAGAAAGCCAGCCGGTACTCCATACCCGACCTGGCGGTGGATGTGGATCAGGTGATAAGCTTAGAGAAGGCTAGCAAGAAGGCCAAGAGCAACTCAGTAGGCGGGCGAAACAAGCTGAAGAAGATCTTTGACAAGACACTCACCAGTATCTTGCCTCCTAAGCCCTACAA TGACGTCTGCGTGGGCCAATCGCAAGACGACAGCATTGTGGGTATGAAGCAGTCCAAGCAGATCCCGCCAGCTCTCCCTGTCAGCAGCAACCTGTCATCATCCAACCCCGACCTGCTCCAGTCACATCATCGCATCCTGGACTTCAACAACCAACCCG TGCCGGTCATCTTGA ATATGTCCGACCAGGTGCTTCGAGTGTTCAAAGCAGACCAGCAGTCGCGCTACATCATGATCGGCAAGGACACAACGGCAAAGGAGGTGGTGTCTCAGGCCATCCGTGAGTTTGCGCTGACAGCCGCGCCCGAGGCCTACTCACTCTGCGAGGTGTCCGTCACGCCCGAGGGCGTCATCAAGCAAAGGCGATTGCCGGACCAGCTCTCCAAGCTGGCGGACAGAATACAACTGAGCGGCAG GTACTACCTGAAAAGCAACATGGAGACAGAGACATTGTGCTCGGATGAGGATGCCCAGGACCTCCTTCGAGAGGGGCAAATCTCGTTGCTGCAGCTGAGCACGGTGGAGGTTGCCACGCAGCTCTCCATGCGCGCCTTCCAGCTCTTCTGCGCCATCGAGCCCACCGAATACATTGACGATCTGTTCAAGCTGCGCCCCAAAACGGTGGCCGCCACCAGCCTCAAGCGCTTTGAGGAGGCAATCAACCACGAGACCTTCTGGGTGGCCAGCGAGGTTACACGGGAGCCCAATCAACTCAAGCGCATGAAGACGGTCAAGCACTTCATCAAGATCGCGTTGCACTGCCGCGAGTGCAAAAACTTCAACTCCATGTTTGCCATCATCAG CGGTTTGAATCTGGCTCCCGTCTCTCGACTTCGAGGGACGTGGGAGAAGCTACCCAGCAAGTACGAGAAGCTCTTCAGCGACCTTCAGGACTTGTTCGACCCCTCCAGGAACATGGCCAAGTACCGAAACGTCCTCAACAACCAGAACCTGCAACCACCCATCATCCCGCTCTTTCCCGTCATCAAGAAGGATCTCACCTTCTTGCATGAAG GTAACGACTCCAAAGTGGACGGTTTGGTCAACTTTGAGAAGCTGCGGATGATCGCCAAAGAGATACGCCACGTAGGCCGCATGGCTTCGGTCAACATGGACCCTAACCTCATGTTCAGGACCAG GAAGAAGAAATGGAGGAGTTTAGG GTCCCTTAGTCAGGGCAGTGCCAATGCAGCAGTACTCGACGTGAACCAGACGGGTGGCCATAAGAAGAGGGTGCGCCGCAGCTCCTTCCTCAATGCAAAGAAGCTGTATGAGGACGCCCAGATGGCGCGCAAGGTCAAGCAGTATATAGCAAACCTCAGCTTGGAGACCAACGAGGAGAGCCTGCAGACACTCTCGCTGCAATGCGAACCCTCCGTCAGCACAT TGCCTAAGAACTCAGGGGTCCGCCGGGCGGACACCTCCCCCGTGGTGTCCAGAGCAGCCAGCCAGCAGAGAGGCCAGCTAACCAAAAGTCCTCAAGCCTTGCAGGTGCCTGCCGTGGCCCTGTACCCATCGCGCAAGAAGGTGCCTGTGAAGGATCTACCTCCTTTTG GCACCAGCTCCCCGCAATCCTTGAAGAAGATTCTTTCACTGTCAGAGGAAGCCAGCGAGCGCCATCGCAGGCAACCCGAGGACTCGGCGACCTCTAACGCGTCCTCATCGCCGCCGGGGTCCCCGCAAAACTCCCCCAAGAAGG GTTACAACCGGACAGGCGACTCGTACTCGGACTGCAGTCAGAGTGAGATGTCTTCCCGCTGCAGTCTTCTCAGCAACTTGTCCTTTGAAGATGAGCGGCGGCTGAGGCACTCGGGGTGTGCCGGTGACTCACAAAGTGGGGGCGCCCGCCTGGAGCGGAGGGCCGCCACCGATCCAGACCAGTACAGTCTTGG ATCGTATTCGTCGATGCAGGACTGCCGTGGCATTTACGCCGGATGCCCCACGGTGCTGTCGTCCCCCAGCTCTGAGGAGCTGACCCAAGATCAGGGGGACCGGGTGTCCTTGGACGCGGCTGACAGCGGGCGCGGCTCGTGGACGTCTTGCTCGTCCGGTTCCCACGACAACATTCAGACCATGCAGCAGGGCCGCAGCTGGGAGACGCTGGCTTTCGGCGGGGGGCTCCCGCCGGGCAGTGGGTCCGAGGCCCTGCTGTGGGCGGCACAGGCGCGGGGCAGCTGGGCCTCGGCCGGCTCGTCCTCATCTTCGTCCGCGGCCTATTGGGGCGAGGACTCGGAAGGCGACACGGGCACTATCAAGAGGCGGGGCGGCAAAGACGTCAACGCCGACGCCGAGACCAGCAGCATCACGTCCACCGGGTCTGAGGATGCCAAGCAGACGGGGCGGCCTTCGGCCACGCCCTCCCCCGTCACCGCCGCCTGTAAAGGACTCATGT CCCGGAAAGAGGGTCGCTACCGCGAGCCCCCTCCGACTCCGCCGGGCTACACGGCGCTGAGCCTGTCCGACCTGGCAGACGGCCAGTCCACGCCCCCTCCCGTCCCCGCTCCCGCCACATCAGCGACGGCGCCGTCGAGCCGCCGTCCGCCCGACTACACCACGGCGCTTCAGCGCTCGCGCATGGTGACGCAGTCCCCCGACTCGCACGCCCACCAGGCGGCGTCCAAACAGAGGGAGGGAGGCCCCCATCGATCCcgggacgacgacgaggaggaagaggagggtgagTCTCCTAAACTTGTCGCTCTGAGGAAGCTGAGGGCGCAGCGTACCCCCCGAGCCACCCAGCCGTGA
- the rapgef2b gene encoding rap guanine nucleotide exchange factor 2 isoform X5: MKMASYVDNSFREAVMMNPADRTQQNLEIVYSYLHGMEALSNLREHQLRIMCETVRYERHEANEVLYYPDDIGSCWYILLSGSVFIKESMFLPRSSFGKRSAGSLRRGCECIVLEPSEMIVVDYMDENEEYFQRQASHRQSRRRFRKINQKGERQTIIDTVDPYPAGKPPVARGYHTLPADFSRLHLADGLHPQVTHVSSSHSGCSITSDSGSSSLSDIYQATENEPGDMDLSGLPETAVDSEEDDDEEDIERASDPLMSRDIVRDCLEKDPMDRTDDDIEQLLEFMHQLPAFANMTMSVRRELCAVMVFAVVERAGTIVLNDGEELDSWSVILNGSVEVTYPEGRTDILCMGNSFGVSPTMEKEFMKGAMKTKVDDCQFVCIAQQDYCCILNQVEKNMQKVEEEGEIVMVKEHRELDRTGTRKGHIVIKGTAERLTMHLVEEHSVVDPTYIEDFLLTYRTFLSSPMVVGKKLLEWFHDPSLRDKVTRVVLLWVNNHFNDFEGDAAMTQFLEEFENNLEREKMCGHLRLLNIACAAKAKPRLVTLTKASREAALAFSLLGGQDKGFRVFIDTVEAGSKAAEAGLKRGDQILEVNGQNFENVQLSKANEILKNNTHLSITVKTNLLVFKDLLSRPEQELHGDVDGEDEHDRKNGAPHLPKIGDIKKASRYSIPDLAVDVDQVISLEKASKKAKSNSVGGRNKLKKIFDKTLTSILPPKPYNDVCVGQSQDDSIVGMKQSKQIPPALPVSSNLSSSNPDLLQSHHRILDFNNQPVPVILNMSDQVLRVFKADQQSRYIMIGKDTTAKEVVSQAIREFALTAAPEAYSLCEVSVTPEGVIKQRRLPDQLSKLADRIQLSGRYYLKSNMETETLCSDEDAQDLLREGQISLLQLSTVEVATQLSMRAFQLFCAIEPTEYIDDLFKLRPKTVAATSLKRFEEAINHETFWVASEVTREPNQLKRMKTVKHFIKIALHCRECKNFNSMFAIISGLNLAPVSRLRGTWEKLPSKYEKLFSDLQDLFDPSRNMAKYRNVLNNQNLQPPIIPLFPVIKKDLTFLHEGNDSKVDGLVNFEKLRMIAKEIRHVGRMASVNMDPNLMFRTRKKKWRSLGSLSQGSANAAVLDVNQTGGHKKRVRRSSFLNAKKLYEDAQMARKVKQYIANLSLETNEESLQTLSLQCEPSVSTLPKNSGVRRADTSPVVSRAASQQRGQLTKSPQALQVPAVALYPSRKKVPVKDLPPFGTSSPQSLKKILSLSEEASERHRRQPEDSATSNASSSPPGSPQNSPKKGYNRTGDSYSDCSQSEMSSRCSLLSNLSFEDERRLRHSGCAGDSQSGGARLERRAATDPDQYSLGSYSSMQDCRGIYAGCPTVLSSPSSEELTQDQGDRVSLDAADSGRGSWTSCSSGSHDNIQTMQQGRSWETLAFGGGLPPGSGSEALLWAAQARGSWASAGSSSSSSAAYWGEDSEGDTGTIKRRGGKDVNADAETSSITSTGSEDAKQTGRPSATPSPVTAACKGLMSRKEGRYREPPPTPPGYTALSLSDLADGQSTPPPVPAPATSATAPSSRRPPDYTTALQRSRMVTQSPDSHAHQAASKQREGGPHRSRDDDEEEEEDDEQVSAV, translated from the exons AACCTGGAGATTGTGTACTCCTATCTTCATGGCATGGAAGCCTTGTCCAACCTGCGAGAGCACCAGTTGAG GATCATGTGTGAGACGGTGCGCTACGAACGACACGAAGCCAACGAAGTGCTCTACTA CCCAGATGACATTGGAAGCTGTTGGTACATCCTTTTGTCGGGCTCTGTCTTCATCAAGGAATCCATGTTTTTGCCTAGAAGCAG CTTCGGCAAGCGATCGGCAGGCAGCCTGAGACGTGGATGCGAGTGCATCGTACTCGAGCCATCCGAGATGATTGTG GTGGACTATATGGACGAGAATGAGGAGTACTTCCAAAGACAGGCTTCCCACCGCCAGTCTCGTCGACGCTTCCGGAAGATCAACCAGAAAGGCGAGCGGCAGACGATCATCGACACGGTGGATCCGTACCCCGCCGGGAAGCCACCTGTAGCCCGGGGCTACCACACA ctaCCTGCAGACTTCAGCAGACTTCACCTGGCCGACGGCTTACACCCACAGGTGACGCATGTGTCTTCCAGCCACTCGGGATGTAGTATCACCAGCGACTCTGGAAGCAGCAGCCTGTCAGATATCTACCAG GCCACCGAGAACGAACCCGGCGACATGGACCTGAGCGGCCTGCCAGAGACAGCCGTGGACTCGGAAGAAGACGACGATGAGGAGGACATTGAGCGGGCGTCCGATCCCCTTATGAGCCGGGACATTGTCCGAGACTGCCTAGAAAAGGACCCTATGGACAGGACAGACGACGACATAG AGCAATTACTGGAGTTTATGCATCAGCTGCCAGCCTTTGCAAATATGACCATGTCAGTTCGACGGGAACTCTGCGCCGTCATGGTCTTTGCTGTTGTGGAGCGTGCTGGTACCATTGTTCTTAATGatggggaagaa CTGGACTCGTGGTCGGTGATCTTGAACGGCTCGGTGGAGGTGACGTACCCTGAGGGCCGCACGGACATTCTCTGCATGGGCAACAGCTTTGGGGTGTCGCCCACCATGGAAAAGGAGTTCATGAAGGGAGCCATGAAGACCAAGGTGGACGACTGCCAG TTTGTGTGCATAGCCCAGCAGGACTACTGCTGCATACTCAACCAAGTGGAGAAAAACATGCAGAAAGTAGAAGAGGAAGGAGAGATCGTCATGGTTAAGGAGCATCGAGAATTGGATCGAACGGGCACCAGGAAAGGCCATATTGTAATCAAG GGCACTGCGGAGCGTCTTACCATGCACTTGGTGGAGGAGCATTCCGTGGTAGACCCCACCTACATTGAGGACTTCCTATTGACATACAGGACCTTCCTATCGAGCCCAATGGTTGTGGGCAAGAAGCTACTGGAGTGGTTCCATGACCCAAGTCTTAGGGACAAG GTAACGCGAGTGGTCTTGCTATGGGTGAACAATCACTTTAATGACTTTGAGGGTGATGCTGCCATGACTCAATTTCTAGAAgagtttgaaaataatttggagAGAGAG AAAATGTGCGGCCACCTGCGCCTGTTGAACATTGCATGCGCTGCCAAAGCCAAACCTCGTCTGGTGACGTTAACCAAAGCGTCCAGAGAGGCCGCACTCGCTTTCAGCCTGCTAGGAGGGCAAGATAAAGGCTTCAGGGTCTTCATCGACACTGTGGAGGCTGGCAGTAAAGCGGCAGAAGCGGGGCTCAAGAGAGGGGATCAG ATCTTGGAAGTGAACGGGCAGAACTTTGAGAATGTCCAGCTCAGCAAAGCCAATGAGATTCTGAAGAACAACACACATTTGTCCATAACTGTGAAAACCAACCTTTTAG TGTTTAAAGATCTGCTATCCAGGCCTGAGCAAGAACTCCACGGCGACGTGGACGGCGAAGACGAGCATGATCGGAAAAACGGCGCACCGCACCTCCCCAAGATTGGGGACATCAAGAAAGCCAGCCGGTACTCCATACCCGACCTGGCGGTGGATGTGGATCAGGTGATAAGCTTAGAGAAGGCTAGCAAGAAGGCCAAGAGCAACTCAGTAGGCGGGCGAAACAAGCTGAAGAAGATCTTTGACAAGACACTCACCAGTATCTTGCCTCCTAAGCCCTACAA TGACGTCTGCGTGGGCCAATCGCAAGACGACAGCATTGTGGGTATGAAGCAGTCCAAGCAGATCCCGCCAGCTCTCCCTGTCAGCAGCAACCTGTCATCATCCAACCCCGACCTGCTCCAGTCACATCATCGCATCCTGGACTTCAACAACCAACCCG TGCCGGTCATCTTGA ATATGTCCGACCAGGTGCTTCGAGTGTTCAAAGCAGACCAGCAGTCGCGCTACATCATGATCGGCAAGGACACAACGGCAAAGGAGGTGGTGTCTCAGGCCATCCGTGAGTTTGCGCTGACAGCCGCGCCCGAGGCCTACTCACTCTGCGAGGTGTCCGTCACGCCCGAGGGCGTCATCAAGCAAAGGCGATTGCCGGACCAGCTCTCCAAGCTGGCGGACAGAATACAACTGAGCGGCAG GTACTACCTGAAAAGCAACATGGAGACAGAGACATTGTGCTCGGATGAGGATGCCCAGGACCTCCTTCGAGAGGGGCAAATCTCGTTGCTGCAGCTGAGCACGGTGGAGGTTGCCACGCAGCTCTCCATGCGCGCCTTCCAGCTCTTCTGCGCCATCGAGCCCACCGAATACATTGACGATCTGTTCAAGCTGCGCCCCAAAACGGTGGCCGCCACCAGCCTCAAGCGCTTTGAGGAGGCAATCAACCACGAGACCTTCTGGGTGGCCAGCGAGGTTACACGGGAGCCCAATCAACTCAAGCGCATGAAGACGGTCAAGCACTTCATCAAGATCGCGTTGCACTGCCGCGAGTGCAAAAACTTCAACTCCATGTTTGCCATCATCAG CGGTTTGAATCTGGCTCCCGTCTCTCGACTTCGAGGGACGTGGGAGAAGCTACCCAGCAAGTACGAGAAGCTCTTCAGCGACCTTCAGGACTTGTTCGACCCCTCCAGGAACATGGCCAAGTACCGAAACGTCCTCAACAACCAGAACCTGCAACCACCCATCATCCCGCTCTTTCCCGTCATCAAGAAGGATCTCACCTTCTTGCATGAAG GTAACGACTCCAAAGTGGACGGTTTGGTCAACTTTGAGAAGCTGCGGATGATCGCCAAAGAGATACGCCACGTAGGCCGCATGGCTTCGGTCAACATGGACCCTAACCTCATGTTCAGGACCAG GAAGAAGAAATGGAGGAGTTTAGG GTCCCTTAGTCAGGGCAGTGCCAATGCAGCAGTACTCGACGTGAACCAGACGGGTGGCCATAAGAAGAGGGTGCGCCGCAGCTCCTTCCTCAATGCAAAGAAGCTGTATGAGGACGCCCAGATGGCGCGCAAGGTCAAGCAGTATATAGCAAACCTCAGCTTGGAGACCAACGAGGAGAGCCTGCAGACACTCTCGCTGCAATGCGAACCCTCCGTCAGCACAT TGCCTAAGAACTCAGGGGTCCGCCGGGCGGACACCTCCCCCGTGGTGTCCAGAGCAGCCAGCCAGCAGAGAGGCCAGCTAACCAAAAGTCCTCAAGCCTTGCAGGTGCCTGCCGTGGCCCTGTACCCATCGCGCAAGAAGGTGCCTGTGAAGGATCTACCTCCTTTTG GCACCAGCTCCCCGCAATCCTTGAAGAAGATTCTTTCACTGTCAGAGGAAGCCAGCGAGCGCCATCGCAGGCAACCCGAGGACTCGGCGACCTCTAACGCGTCCTCATCGCCGCCGGGGTCCCCGCAAAACTCCCCCAAGAAGG GTTACAACCGGACAGGCGACTCGTACTCGGACTGCAGTCAGAGTGAGATGTCTTCCCGCTGCAGTCTTCTCAGCAACTTGTCCTTTGAAGATGAGCGGCGGCTGAGGCACTCGGGGTGTGCCGGTGACTCACAAAGTGGGGGCGCCCGCCTGGAGCGGAGGGCCGCCACCGATCCAGACCAGTACAGTCTTGG ATCGTATTCGTCGATGCAGGACTGCCGTGGCATTTACGCCGGATGCCCCACGGTGCTGTCGTCCCCCAGCTCTGAGGAGCTGACCCAAGATCAGGGGGACCGGGTGTCCTTGGACGCGGCTGACAGCGGGCGCGGCTCGTGGACGTCTTGCTCGTCCGGTTCCCACGACAACATTCAGACCATGCAGCAGGGCCGCAGCTGGGAGACGCTGGCTTTCGGCGGGGGGCTCCCGCCGGGCAGTGGGTCCGAGGCCCTGCTGTGGGCGGCACAGGCGCGGGGCAGCTGGGCCTCGGCCGGCTCGTCCTCATCTTCGTCCGCGGCCTATTGGGGCGAGGACTCGGAAGGCGACACGGGCACTATCAAGAGGCGGGGCGGCAAAGACGTCAACGCCGACGCCGAGACCAGCAGCATCACGTCCACCGGGTCTGAGGATGCCAAGCAGACGGGGCGGCCTTCGGCCACGCCCTCCCCCGTCACCGCCGCCTGTAAAGGACTCATGT CCCGGAAAGAGGGTCGCTACCGCGAGCCCCCTCCGACTCCGCCGGGCTACACGGCGCTGAGCCTGTCCGACCTGGCAGACGGCCAGTCCACGCCCCCTCCCGTCCCCGCTCCCGCCACATCAGCGACGGCGCCGTCGAGCCGCCGTCCGCCCGACTACACCACGGCGCTTCAGCGCTCGCGCATGGTGACGCAGTCCCCCGACTCGCACGCCCACCAGGCGGCGTCCAAACAGAGGGAGGGAGGCCCCCATCGATCCcgggacgacgacgaggaggaagaggagg ATGACGAGCAGGTGTCGGCGGTTTGA